A stretch of Telopea speciosissima isolate NSW1024214 ecotype Mountain lineage chromosome 11, Tspe_v1, whole genome shotgun sequence DNA encodes these proteins:
- the LOC122645940 gene encoding pentatricopeptide repeat-containing protein At2g01740, with protein sequence MGSGLMAVTRKALEFFAQLRRSNKFPDSWTCNKLLHQLIASTCGDLSLKILLDLVSRGYRPHLSSCNSVIGVFCKLGNLQSAEDFLKWMFRIRCRPDIVSYNSLMDGYCRVGNLLGASLLMNRIRGGECKPDLITFNILINGFCKHGMKREALVYLGLMWKFYLPNVVTYSTIIDMFCKMGNLNMGYAVFRDMMSAGMPPNLVTFTCLIDGYCKAGNLAVAFKLYGKMLKSALSPNVVTYTALIDCLCKQDMCERADYLFKKMLEDGVEPNPVVYTSMIDGHFKTGNMDSAMNYLTCMHNQGIRLDIAAYGAVIWGLCSKGHLDSAKKTMEEIERRGLKPDKKIFTTLIDAHFKTKNMKAALDVYREMLARGFEADVVTISTLMDGLCKNGLLQEARGYFCKSKANEIAYTVLIDGLCKEGNLHEAEMLFREMQEAGFLPDKYTYTSWISELCKQGNLVEAFRVKNAMVRGGTDPDLFTFSSIIWGLANKGLMIEAKQMFDDMLKRGINPDSAVYDVLIRGYLEQSNTTAVDNLRDEMRRRGLLVRGAINGDV encoded by the coding sequence ATGGGTTCTGGATTAATGGCCGTAACCAGGAAAGCCCTGGAATTCTTTGCTCAACTACGAAGAAGCAACAAATTTCCAGATTCATGGACCTGCAACAAGTTACTCCACCAGCTTATCGCCTCCACCTGCGGTGATCTCTCGCTGAAGATCTTGTTAGATTTGGTCTCTAGAGGGTACCGTCCTCACCTCTCTTCCTGCAATTCCGTTATTGGGGTTTTCTGTAAGTTAGGTAATCTGCAATCGGCTGAAGATTTCTTGAAATGGATGTTTAGAATCCGTTGTAGGCCTGATATTGTCAGTTATAACTCTTTGATGGATGGGTATTGTCGGGTTGGGAATTTGCTTGGAGCTTCTTTGCTTATGAATCGGATTCGTGGTGGCGAATGTAAGCCTGATCTAATTACGTTTAATATTTTGATTAATGGGTTCTGTAAGCATGGAATGAAAAGAGAAGCTTTGGTGTATCTTGGTTTGATGTGGAAATTTTACTTGCCAAATGTGGTTACCTATAGTACAATTATTGATATGTTCTGTAAAATGGGGAATTTGAATATGGGGTATGCGGTGTTTAGAGATATGATGAGTGCCGGAATGCCTCCCAATTTAGTGACTTTTACTTGTTTAATTGATGGATATTGCAAGGCTGGTAATCTGGCAGTTGCTTTTAAGTTGTATGGTAAAATGTTGAAGTCTGCACTCTCTCCTAATGTTGTTACTTACACTGCCTTAATTGATTGTCTTTGTAAGCAAGATATGTGTGAAAGAGCTGACTATTTGTTCAAGAAAATGTTGGAGGATGGGGTTGAACCCAATCCAGTGGTTTACACTTCAATGATAGATGGCCACTTTAAGACAGGGAATATGGATTCAGCCATGAATTATCTGACCTGCATGCATAACCAAGGGATCAGACTCGATATAGCGGCGTATGGGGCAGTTATTTGGGGCTTATGCAGTAAAGGTCATCTGGATAGTGCAAAGAAGACCATGGAAGAGATAGAGAGGAGGGGACTGAAACCAGACAAGAAGATTTTTACCACTCTTATAGATGCCCATTTCAAAACTAAGAACATGAAAGCAGCTTTGGATGTGTACAGGGAAATGTTGGCTAGAGGGTTTGAGGCTGATGTGGTAACTATCTCAACATTGATGGATGGGCTCTGCAAGAATGGGCTTTTGCAAGAGGCGAGAGGCTATTTCTGCAAATCAAAGGCAAACGAAATTGCATACACTGTGCTCATTGATGGATTGTGCAAGGAAGGTAATTTACATGAAGCTGAGATGTTGTTTAGGGAGATGCAGGAGGCAGGTTTCCTTCCAGATAAATATACTTACACTTCTTGGATTTCTGAGCTCTGCAAGCAAGGGAATTTGGTAGAGGCATTTAGGGTGAAGAACGCCATGGTTCGTGGGGGCACTGACCCAGATCTGTTCACTTTTAGTTCCATTATTTGGGGCTTGGCTAATAAAGGGCTCATGATTGAGGCAAAACAGATGTTTGATGATATGTTGAAAAGAGGCATCAATCCTGACTCTGCAGTCTATGATGTTCTGATCAGAGGTTACCTCGAACAAAGCAACACAACTGCAGTTGATAATTTACGTGACGAAATGAGAAGGAGAGGATTACTTGTAAGAGGTGCAATAAATGGAGATGTGTAG